From Acidihalobacter aeolianus, a single genomic window includes:
- the nrdD gene encoding anaerobic ribonucleoside-triphosphate reductase, whose protein sequence is MNETLQYVPETQLPDEERQRCEVWTRVMGYHRPVAEFNPGKQSEHAQRRHFREPVEAEAAPCTTCA, encoded by the coding sequence ATGAACGAAACGCTTCAATACGTCCCTGAAACCCAGTTGCCGGACGAGGAACGCCAGCGCTGCGAGGTGTGGACCCGCGTGATGGGCTATCATCGTCCCGTCGCCGAGTTCAATCCCGGCAAACAGTCGGAGCATGCCCAGCGCCGGCACTTCCGCGAGCCGGTCGAGGCGGAAGCCGCACCGTGCACGACCTGCGCATAG
- a CDS encoding ribonucleoside triphosphate reductase: MESEVTPVSSHAARPHAPLNIPPTARPRTVVLRDGQHAPFDPARIQAAIAKALFAAEPNAAGNVETARELTATVEHALERRLGESGCVDIEYVQDQIELALMRAGRYAVARAYAVYRDRHQRLRQDGRTLVDVESSVKEYLSRADWRVHANANQGYSLGGLILNVSGKVVANFWLSHVYPPEVGEAHRNADLHIHDLDMLSGYCAGWSLRTLLTEGLNGVPGKIEAGPPKHLSSAVGQMVNFLGTLQNEWAGAQAFSSFDTYLAPFVRKDRLDYDTILQHLQELIFNLNVPSRWGTQTPFTNLTFDWVCPTDLAGQHPMIGGEEMPFTYGELGPEMELINRAYIEVMTRGDAKGRVFTFPIPTYNITPEFPWESDNATRLFEMTAKYGLPYFQNFLNSDLEPHMVRSMCCRLQLDLRELLKRGNGLFGSAEQTGSIGVVTINCARLGYLHRGDEEALFARLDALLELAKSSLEIKRKVIQRFIDEGLFPYTKRYLGTLRNHFSTLGVNGINELIRNFTDDAHDIVTDWGHAFACRILDRVRARIVDFQEETGHLYNLEATPAEGTTYRFAKEDRKRLPGILQAGTQDKPYYTNSSQLPVGFTDDPFDALERQEALQQRYTGGTVLHLYMNERISDAEACKLLVKRSLERFRVPYLTVTPTFSICPKHGYLAGEHEFCPHCDEELLARKRTAVH, from the coding sequence ATGGAATCCGAAGTCACGCCCGTCAGCAGCCATGCCGCGCGCCCCCACGCCCCCCTCAACATCCCGCCAACCGCACGGCCCCGGACAGTCGTCCTGCGCGATGGCCAGCATGCCCCCTTCGATCCTGCCCGCATCCAGGCAGCCATCGCCAAGGCCCTGTTCGCGGCCGAACCGAACGCCGCGGGGAACGTGGAAACGGCCCGCGAGCTGACCGCCACGGTCGAGCACGCCCTGGAAAGACGCCTCGGCGAGAGCGGCTGCGTCGATATCGAATACGTGCAGGATCAGATCGAGCTCGCACTGATGCGCGCCGGCCGCTACGCCGTCGCACGCGCCTACGCGGTCTACCGCGACCGTCATCAGCGCCTGCGCCAGGACGGACGCACCCTGGTCGACGTGGAATCCTCGGTCAAGGAGTACCTGAGCCGCGCCGACTGGCGCGTTCACGCCAATGCCAACCAGGGCTATTCACTGGGCGGACTCATCCTCAACGTGTCCGGCAAGGTAGTCGCCAATTTCTGGCTCAGCCATGTGTATCCGCCCGAGGTAGGCGAGGCCCACCGCAACGCCGACCTGCACATCCACGACCTCGACATGCTCTCAGGCTACTGCGCCGGCTGGTCGCTGCGAACCCTGCTGACCGAGGGTCTCAACGGCGTTCCGGGGAAGATCGAGGCCGGCCCGCCCAAACATCTGTCGAGCGCGGTCGGGCAGATGGTCAACTTCCTCGGCACTCTGCAGAACGAATGGGCCGGCGCACAGGCCTTCAGCTCCTTCGACACCTACCTCGCGCCCTTCGTGCGCAAGGACCGGCTCGACTACGACACCATCCTGCAGCACCTCCAGGAACTCATCTTCAACCTCAACGTCCCTTCGCGCTGGGGCACGCAGACGCCGTTCACCAATCTCACCTTCGACTGGGTCTGCCCGACGGATCTGGCAGGGCAGCATCCGATGATCGGCGGCGAGGAAATGCCCTTCACCTACGGCGAGCTGGGCCCCGAAATGGAGCTGATCAATCGCGCCTACATCGAGGTCATGACGCGCGGCGACGCCAAGGGCCGTGTGTTCACTTTTCCGATCCCGACCTACAACATCACGCCGGAATTTCCCTGGGAATCAGACAACGCCACGCGCCTGTTCGAGATGACCGCGAAATACGGCCTGCCGTATTTCCAGAACTTCCTCAATTCCGATCTCGAACCGCACATGGTCCGCTCGATGTGCTGCCGGCTGCAGCTCGATTTGCGCGAGCTGCTCAAGCGCGGCAACGGCCTGTTCGGCTCCGCCGAGCAGACCGGGTCGATCGGCGTGGTCACCATCAATTGCGCCCGGCTGGGCTATCTGCATCGTGGCGACGAGGAGGCCCTGTTCGCACGCCTGGACGCGTTGCTCGAACTCGCCAAATCCAGCCTGGAGATCAAGCGCAAGGTCATCCAGCGTTTCATCGACGAAGGCCTGTTCCCGTACACCAAGCGCTATCTCGGCACCCTGCGCAACCATTTCTCGACGCTCGGGGTCAACGGCATCAACGAACTGATCCGCAACTTCACCGACGATGCGCACGACATAGTCACCGACTGGGGCCACGCCTTCGCCTGCCGCATTCTCGACCGCGTGCGGGCGCGCATCGTCGATTTCCAGGAGGAGACCGGGCACCTCTACAACCTGGAGGCCACGCCGGCCGAGGGCACCACCTACCGCTTCGCCAAGGAGGACCGCAAGCGCCTGCCGGGCATCCTGCAGGCCGGCACTCAGGATAAGCCCTACTACACAAATTCGAGCCAACTCCCGGTCGGCTTCACCGACGACCCCTTCGACGCGCTGGAACGCCAGGAGGCACTGCAGCAGCGCTATACCGGCGGCACCGTGCTCCATCTCTACATGAACGAACGCATCTCCGACGCGGAGGCCTGCAAGCTGCTGGTAAAACGCTCGCTGGAGCGCTTCCGGGTGCCCTATCTCACGGTCACCCCAACCTTTTCCATCTGCCCGAAACACGGCTATCTCGCCGGGGAGCACGAATTCTGCCCGCACTGCGACGAGGAACTGCTGGCACGCAAACGGACGGCCGTGCACTGA
- a CDS encoding DUF488 domain-containing protein, whose translation MDVRCKRIYDPPDGNDGQRVLVDRLWPRGIARNRAALDLWLREIAPSDALRRWFAHSPDRYAEFAARYRDELTSLPEETALLRRMAAEGRLTLLYAARDTEHNNAHVLADWLNGL comes from the coding sequence ATGGACGTCCGCTGCAAACGCATCTACGACCCACCCGATGGGAATGACGGCCAGCGCGTGCTGGTCGACCGCCTCTGGCCCCGCGGCATTGCCCGAAACAGGGCCGCGCTCGACCTCTGGCTGCGCGAGATCGCGCCTTCCGACGCATTGCGCCGCTGGTTCGCCCACTCCCCGGACCGCTATGCGGAGTTCGCCGCGCGCTACCGCGACGAACTGACCTCCCTCCCAGAAGAAACCGCACTGCTGCGGCGAATGGCCGCGGAAGGCAGATTGACGCTGCTGTATGCGGCACGCGACACCGAGCACAACAACGCCCATGTGCTCGCCGACTGGCTTAATGGCCTGTAG
- a CDS encoding ArsR/SmtB family transcription factor, whose protein sequence is MARELAHRNDDLEQAAGWLKAMAHPMRLKLLCAIGDDEFGIRELLSLVGTTPSNVSLHLGVLLSSGLVSRRRRGNCHLYRVRYGRTMELIHAAREVFCSRRTRHN, encoded by the coding sequence ATGGCCCGAGAGCTGGCACATCGAAACGATGATTTGGAACAGGCCGCTGGTTGGTTGAAGGCCATGGCCCATCCCATGAGGCTCAAACTTCTGTGCGCCATAGGAGACGATGAGTTCGGAATACGGGAATTGCTGAGTCTCGTGGGTACCACCCCATCCAATGTTTCCCTACATCTGGGTGTATTGCTTAGCAGCGGCCTTGTATCGCGCCGCCGCCGCGGCAACTGCCACCTATACCGGGTGCGTTATGGTCGGACGATGGAACTCATTCATGCTGCACGTGAGGTGTTTTGCTCTCGCCGCACTCGTCACAACTAA
- a CDS encoding bifunctional diguanylate cyclase/phosphodiesterase, with protein sequence MSDLTPPTSGEPPSPARVLRLTQIYKALSEVNQAIVRMSEESELFPLVCRVAVEFGGARMAWIGVADIKADRLLPVQAYGVGVEYVQNIFISTNESLPEGRGPSATAYRENRPIIINHFAQDPMTAPWHENARHFGWNSSGSFPIQRGGQPYAELVVYHTIGDFFDAETVALLDEMARDISFALDNFDREKERQTAIDALATSEKHFRAYFERSMVGMAATLPNRGWMEANDALCRMLGYTRDELTHRTWASLTHPDDLPTNEALFKRLVAAEIDEYTLDKRFIRKDGSHLYAHLAARAVRNDDGNLAYIVSLVEDITPRKQAEARDHMREQALERVAKGAPLGKLMLALIHDVESDNPGMLCSILLLDEEGQTLHAGAAPSLPDFYNEAVDGLTIGPERGSCGTAAYTGQRVLVNDIANHPYWPEPYRSIAARAGLAASWSEPIRSANGKILGTFAIYHRQPRAPGPHEIAVIESAANLIGIALDRRRAEEERHLASLIYRSSSEAMVVSDPDNRIIAINPAFTKITGYELGEVLGENPKILRSGRHDAEFYRLMWQAIETQGLWQGEIWNRRKNGEIFPAWLTINTIRGEQGEIQRYVALSSDITDKVRSDELIWRQANFDFLTELPNRYMFHDRLEQEVRKAHREGSRLALLFIDLDHFKEVNDTLGHPIGDMLLIEAAERIHACIRESDTVARLGGDEFTLILTLLADTSDAENIAQHIIAALSEPFVFGRDSAYVTASVGITLYPDDSTDVEQLLRNADQAMYAAKNAGRNRLSYFTQALQESAQYRLRLINDLLGALADRQFEIHFQPIIDLASRRTVKAEALLRWNHPEHGTISPAEFIPLAEETGLIVGIGDWVFREAAGCLQRWTELAGTELQISVNMSPAQFQSDVLVIEDWLAHLRSLGVAEQRLSIEITEGLLLNAHPSVTDKLLAFRDAGIQVAIDDFGTGYSALSYLKRFDIDYLKIDQSFISNLETEPNDLALCEAIVSMAHKLGLKVIAEGVETEQQRELLKRISCDYGQGYLFSRPLPPAKFERLLQDNRGHLRA encoded by the coding sequence GTGAGCGACTTGACACCCCCGACCTCGGGCGAACCACCATCGCCTGCACGCGTCCTGCGCCTAACCCAGATCTATAAAGCGCTCAGCGAGGTCAATCAGGCCATCGTGCGGATGAGCGAGGAGTCCGAGCTCTTCCCACTGGTTTGCCGCGTGGCGGTGGAATTCGGCGGGGCACGCATGGCCTGGATCGGCGTTGCGGATATCAAAGCCGACCGCCTGCTGCCGGTTCAGGCCTACGGCGTCGGCGTCGAGTACGTCCAAAACATCTTCATTTCAACCAACGAATCCCTCCCCGAGGGACGCGGGCCATCGGCCACCGCCTACCGCGAAAACCGCCCAATCATCATCAACCACTTCGCGCAAGATCCGATGACCGCGCCCTGGCACGAGAACGCGCGGCACTTTGGCTGGAACAGCAGCGGTTCGTTCCCCATCCAGCGCGGTGGCCAGCCGTACGCGGAGCTGGTCGTCTATCACACCATCGGCGACTTTTTCGACGCCGAAACCGTCGCCCTGCTCGACGAAATGGCCCGCGACATCAGTTTCGCTCTGGACAACTTCGATCGCGAAAAGGAACGCCAGACCGCCATCGATGCGCTGGCGACCAGCGAAAAACATTTCCGCGCCTACTTCGAACGCTCCATGGTCGGGATGGCTGCCACGCTCCCGAACCGCGGCTGGATGGAGGCCAACGATGCCCTGTGCCGTATGCTCGGCTACACCCGCGATGAACTCACCCATCGGACCTGGGCCTCGCTGACCCACCCGGACGATCTACCCACCAACGAAGCACTGTTCAAGCGCCTGGTCGCCGCGGAGATCGACGAATACACCCTGGACAAACGCTTCATCCGCAAGGACGGCAGCCACTTGTACGCACACCTGGCGGCGCGCGCGGTGCGTAACGACGATGGGAACCTTGCCTATATCGTCTCGCTGGTCGAGGACATCACACCGCGCAAGCAGGCCGAGGCGCGTGACCACATGCGCGAACAGGCGCTTGAACGAGTGGCCAAGGGCGCTCCCCTCGGCAAGTTGATGCTGGCGCTGATTCACGACGTCGAATCTGACAACCCGGGGATGCTTTGTTCGATCCTGCTGCTCGACGAGGAAGGCCAGACCCTCCATGCCGGTGCAGCCCCCAGCCTGCCCGATTTTTACAACGAAGCGGTCGACGGTCTGACCATCGGCCCCGAACGCGGCTCCTGCGGTACCGCGGCCTATACCGGCCAGCGCGTGCTGGTAAACGATATCGCCAACCATCCGTACTGGCCCGAACCCTACCGCAGCATCGCCGCGCGCGCGGGACTGGCCGCCTCGTGGTCAGAACCCATCCGCAGTGCAAACGGCAAAATACTCGGTACCTTCGCGATCTATCACCGCCAGCCCCGGGCGCCGGGCCCGCATGAGATCGCCGTCATCGAAAGTGCCGCCAACCTGATCGGCATCGCCCTGGACCGGCGACGAGCGGAAGAAGAACGGCACCTGGCCTCCCTCATCTACCGCAGCAGCAGCGAGGCCATGGTGGTCAGCGACCCCGACAACCGGATCATCGCGATCAACCCCGCCTTCACCAAAATCACCGGTTACGAACTCGGCGAGGTTCTCGGGGAAAACCCCAAGATCCTGCGCTCGGGCCGCCATGACGCCGAGTTCTACCGATTGATGTGGCAGGCGATCGAAACACAGGGATTGTGGCAGGGCGAAATCTGGAACCGCCGCAAGAACGGAGAGATATTCCCGGCCTGGCTGACCATCAACACCATCCGCGGCGAGCAAGGCGAGATTCAGCGCTATGTCGCGCTGAGTTCGGACATCACCGACAAGGTCCGCTCCGACGAACTGATCTGGCGTCAGGCGAATTTCGACTTTCTCACTGAACTACCCAATCGCTACATGTTCCACGACCGGCTGGAGCAGGAGGTGCGCAAGGCGCACCGCGAAGGCTCGCGGCTTGCCCTGCTGTTCATCGACCTCGACCACTTCAAGGAGGTCAACGACACGCTGGGTCACCCCATCGGCGACATGCTGCTGATCGAGGCGGCGGAAAGAATCCATGCCTGCATCCGCGAATCGGACACGGTCGCGCGGCTGGGCGGCGATGAATTCACCCTCATTCTGACTCTGCTAGCTGACACCAGCGATGCCGAAAACATCGCCCAGCACATCATTGCCGCCCTGTCGGAACCCTTCGTTTTCGGACGCGACTCAGCCTATGTCACGGCAAGCGTCGGCATCACCCTGTACCCCGACGATTCGACCGATGTGGAACAGCTGTTGCGCAACGCCGACCAGGCCATGTACGCAGCCAAGAACGCCGGGCGCAACCGACTGAGCTACTTCACCCAAGCGCTGCAGGAATCCGCACAATACCGCCTGCGCCTGATCAACGATCTGCTTGGCGCACTGGCAGACAGACAGTTCGAAATCCATTTCCAACCGATCATCGATCTCGCCAGTCGCCGAACGGTCAAGGCAGAAGCCCTGCTGCGCTGGAATCATCCCGAGCACGGCACGATCAGCCCGGCCGAATTCATCCCGTTGGCCGAGGAAACCGGCTTGATTGTCGGGATTGGCGATTGGGTCTTCCGTGAAGCAGCCGGCTGTCTGCAACGCTGGACGGAACTTGCCGGGACCGAGCTGCAGATTTCGGTAAATATGTCTCCAGCTCAATTCCAGAGTGACGTCCTGGTGATCGAGGATTGGCTCGCTCACCTGCGCAGTCTCGGCGTGGCCGAGCAACGCCTGAGCATCGAGATCACAGAAGGGCTGCTGCTGAATGCACATCCCAGCGTCACCGATAAACTACTCGCCTTCCGCGATGCCGGCATCCAGGTGGCGATAGACGACTTCGGTACCGGCTATTCCGCCCTGTCCTATCTCAAACGTTTCGATATCGACTATCTCAAGATCGACCAGTCTTTCATCAGCAATCTCGAAACCGAGCCCAACGACCTGGCACTCTGCGAGGCCATCGTCAGCATGGCGCACAAGCTCGGCCTCAAGGTGATTGCGGAGGGAGTGGAAACCGAGCAGCAACGCGAGTTGCTCAAGCGCATTTCGTGCGACTACGGACAGGGCTACCTGTTTTCCAGACCGCTGCCTCCGGCCAAGTTCGAACGACTTCTACAGGACAACAGAGGCCACTTGCGCGCCTGA
- the tnpC gene encoding IS66 family transposase, with protein MRIDGVDIEITLAQVRAQLEQEKDLSPALRASIEMMLMLFVVLLNRLGLNSRNSSQPPASDPNRPRSQRVRSSRPSGGQPGHVGKTLRPVEHPDEIEVLKIDRRRLPKGCYTEAGFETRQVFDIDISRIVTEYRAQILENESGQRFVASFPEGVDKKVQYGSGLKAHAVYLSQYQLLPYKRIQDYFADQLGIPLSDGSLVNFNREAFTRLAAFEAISKTALAKAVSAHADETGVNIDGKRHWLHALSNADWTHYQVHSKRGQEAMDAIGILPRFRGVLCHDHWKPYYRYRDCTHALCNAHHLRELERAFEQDGQQWAEAMGKLLREIHQAVENAGGILPLTEANAYRQRYRDVLEAGQLECPEPEKPPDNKPRGRIKRSKARNLLERLMAYEDDVLRFMVDVNVPFTNNQAENDIRMTKVQQKISGCFRSLEGAAMFCRIRGYLSTCRKQGVTASEALRLVFDRKLPAFALAISEN; from the coding sequence GTGCGGATCGACGGCGTCGATATCGAGATCACCCTGGCACAGGTCAGGGCGCAACTGGAGCAGGAGAAAGACCTATCTCCGGCACTCCGCGCCAGTATCGAGATGATGCTCATGTTGTTCGTCGTGTTACTCAACCGTCTCGGGCTCAATAGCCGCAACAGCAGTCAGCCGCCGGCATCGGATCCCAATCGGCCACGCAGCCAGCGTGTGCGCTCAAGCCGACCTTCCGGTGGCCAGCCGGGGCACGTGGGCAAGACCTTGCGCCCGGTCGAGCATCCCGATGAGATCGAGGTCCTCAAGATCGATCGTCGTCGCTTGCCGAAAGGCTGCTATACCGAGGCGGGTTTCGAGACTCGCCAGGTTTTTGATATCGACATCAGCCGGATCGTGACCGAGTATCGGGCGCAGATCCTGGAGAATGAATCAGGCCAACGTTTTGTGGCTTCATTCCCGGAAGGGGTGGATAAGAAGGTGCAGTATGGTTCCGGCCTCAAGGCCCATGCCGTCTATCTGTCCCAATATCAGCTCTTGCCCTACAAGCGGATCCAGGATTACTTTGCCGATCAGTTGGGCATCCCTTTGAGCGATGGTTCACTGGTGAACTTCAATCGCGAGGCATTTACCCGCCTGGCGGCCTTTGAGGCGATCAGCAAAACGGCATTGGCCAAAGCCGTGTCCGCTCATGCCGACGAGACCGGGGTCAACATTGATGGCAAACGCCATTGGCTGCATGCTCTGTCCAATGCTGATTGGACGCATTATCAGGTCCACAGTAAGCGAGGCCAGGAGGCGATGGACGCGATCGGGATCCTGCCACGGTTCCGCGGTGTGCTGTGTCATGACCATTGGAAACCCTATTACCGTTATCGGGACTGCACCCATGCCCTGTGCAATGCCCACCACCTGCGCGAACTGGAACGAGCATTCGAGCAGGACGGACAACAATGGGCGGAAGCGATGGGCAAGCTGCTCAGAGAGATTCATCAGGCCGTCGAGAACGCTGGCGGCATCCTGCCGCTGACCGAGGCCAATGCTTACCGGCAGCGCTACCGAGATGTGCTCGAGGCGGGGCAACTGGAATGCCCTGAGCCGGAAAAACCACCCGACAACAAGCCTCGGGGGCGGATCAAGCGGAGCAAGGCCCGCAATCTGCTGGAGCGTCTGATGGCCTATGAAGACGATGTGCTGCGTTTCATGGTGGACGTCAATGTGCCGTTCACGAACAATCAGGCGGAGAACGATATCCGTATGACCAAAGTGCAGCAGAAGATCTCCGGCTGCTTCCGCAGCCTGGAGGGTGCCGCGATGTTTTGCCGCATACGGGGATATCTATCGACCTGCCGAAAGCAGGGGGTCACGGCTTCGGAGGCGTTGCGCCTAGTATTCGATCGCAAGCTACCGGCTTTTGCTCTGGCGATCTCTGAGAATTAG
- a CDS encoding ABC transporter permease, whose protein sequence is MRGSPARILPIFVWVGVDMLLWGFFTRYLSQISGSGMNFVPRLLGAVLLWDFFVRVMIGMTSAFFEYIWARNLINVFAAPLSIPEYISGLVLTSIATSLMGLILMMLMASLFFGLSFFTYGLLFVPFLAILFLFGIALGIFCSALVLRLGPASEWLIWPIPAIISPFAGVFYPLNTLPGWMQAIGHLLPPSYVFDGIRALSAGAAFPASSLAWSLGLVTLYVIAAAGYFQHVFRHAVRSGLLARYHAETAN, encoded by the coding sequence ATGCGCGGTAGCCCGGCGCGCATCCTGCCGATCTTCGTCTGGGTTGGCGTGGACATGCTGCTGTGGGGCTTTTTCACCCGTTATCTGAGCCAGATTTCGGGCAGCGGCATGAATTTCGTGCCGCGTCTGCTCGGCGCCGTACTGCTGTGGGACTTTTTCGTCCGCGTGATGATCGGCATGACCTCGGCCTTCTTCGAGTACATCTGGGCGCGCAACCTGATCAACGTCTTCGCCGCGCCGCTAAGCATTCCCGAATACATCTCCGGCCTGGTCCTCACCAGCATCGCGACCAGCCTCATGGGTCTGATCCTGATGATGCTCATGGCCAGCCTGTTCTTCGGACTATCGTTTTTCACCTACGGTCTGCTGTTCGTGCCGTTCCTCGCGATCCTGTTCCTGTTCGGCATTGCGCTCGGGATCTTCTGCAGCGCCCTGGTACTGCGCCTCGGCCCTGCCTCCGAATGGCTGATCTGGCCGATTCCGGCCATCATTTCACCCTTTGCCGGGGTCTTCTACCCGCTGAACACCCTGCCCGGCTGGATGCAGGCCATCGGTCACCTACTACCGCCTTCCTACGTCTTCGACGGCATCCGTGCGCTTTCCGCCGGCGCCGCTTTCCCTGCCTCCTCGCTGGCCTGGAGCCTGGGGCTGGTCACCCTCTACGTCATCGCAGCCGCAGGTTATTTCCAGCACGTATTCCGCCACGCCGTGCGCAGCGGACTGCTTGCGCGCTACCATGCTGAAACCGCCAACTAG